From Punica granatum isolate Tunisia-2019 chromosome 1, ASM765513v2, whole genome shotgun sequence:
TGGAAACTTGCAAGCATCAATTAACCAAAATAACACACATCAATGTTGTAAGAAGGCAATGGCAAAGCATTTCAAGGCTGCGGAAGGAGACAAACACTCGGCAGTTATGAGTCATTTTTTAAACCTCTTAGGTTAGCAGTCGATGTTTGAACGCCATTTCCAGCTAGCACTGCTGATTTGGCAATGGCTTCAGGAACGTAGGTTCCCCTATATAAATGAAGGGCATCCGCCTGCTTTCCATAGGCACTTTGTCCGAATATCCCTTGCGATAAGACTCATATTCAACcgatcgagagagagagagagagactcaGATCAGGTTAACAGCAATTGCCCTCTCTGAGCATTTTCCAGTCATATACTGTTCAACATAGTCTTCTCGAGAAATTATTATGGGTTTTCAGTTTCAGGGCAACCCCACGAAGCAGGAAATTGGTGAGGGAAGCTCACCAAAATCCTAAATCGTTGTTAACTTTCCAAAATCTTAAATCGTTCTCGTAAATTTATCCACAACTGTGCCGGCCCTTAATTTTCTGTAATCTGTAGAATCGACtctttatgtttttttgtTCTAATTAATCTGCACTTAAAAAAGCCTATCATATCAGTAATCTGTTGAATGTGATTTCTTGTTTTAGGATTGGCTTTTCCGTGGCTTCTTATATAACTTCACCGAATTGCCGGCATTACATTCCAAACCTTAATTTTTTCAACATGataaaattacaagaaaaacAACATAGTACTTTTGGCATTCGTAACTCTTTTAATCCTAttacttatccaaaaagaaaaacaaccgtttaatccttttttttttgccacgCTTTTGCATTTTAGTATGCGCCATGCACACATCGGAGTGTCCCAGATGCTTAGAATGAGGGAGTCAACTAGGGCTCGCCTCCATTGACTTGTACCAATATCATCTTTCAGGTTATTAGCCTATCTATCAGGCTGCACTCTCATTGTTTGCTCAAACTTTTAGCTCAACAAACTAAATCGGCGATTTGAAAAAGATCGGGCAAGGATCAAAGACCAAGATGAACCCTAGGAATCTCAGGACGGTGAATTCTGACATGAAGCTGCAAGACGAAGACAAAACCCCCGATTGGGCGATCGACATCAACTGCCACCTTGAAGAAGGTCATACCTTCGATGCAGGGAAGTCTTGGACCATCTACAGAGTCCCAAACAATTTCCACCAAGTGCGCGAGAGTGCTTTTGACCCAAAAATCATATCTGTTGGCCCTTTCCATTGTAAAGAATCAAGTTTGCAGGCCATGGAGGAGCACAAGATGCGTTATTTGGTGCGGCTTTTGGGAGGCAAGTTTGAAAAAGAAGGAGGGAGTGGGCTGGATGGAGAGGAACTACCTCGCAAGACCGTGAAACTTGAGGATCTCGTGAAATCAATGAAATTGTTGGAGCAGAAAACAAGGGCATGCTACTCGGAGAAtttcaataatatcaaaagcGATGAGTTTGTGCACATGATGGTCACTGATGGTTGCTTCGTGGTTGAAATATTGCGCCAGTATTACAAGCATGTCAAGCACGAGGAAGCAAAACTCAAGGTTGCCTTCTacccatctatatatatatgaaagcaagatACGAGATAGATCTGGTCAGATCGCCTCAGAACGCTCCATTTCTTAATGGATTTATCTcgattttttgattttttaaaatttaaaattatcttttattataaaattgacaaaaaaatcttttgaaataattttcgGTTATGATATCACATTTAAAAGAGACCGAGAATATCACACAATCTTTTGGATAGTATGATTATCTCTAATTGAAGGTAATATGAATTTTCCGAAtggattttatatttttattttttattttcggaattaattttaattaaatttttttaaaagatatctcatcataaaattttatttcttaatatctttaattttgataatttatataacataatgtatttgaaataaatgagaatattttattatatataaattggatatatgcaaatataaaatttacataattaaactgataaaaatatattatgaatacATAActacttttatattataaaaaaatataaaaatttatttactatATAAATGATGACCCGGCGTCGTGAGAGAGctccattttatatttttaataatataacagCATGAGAATTCAGTTTGAgactttgttttcatataGATATAATATAGATTGTTGGGTCAATTGCCGTATCCGGCAACATATGCTCATTCAGAGAAATAGAACTCCTCATGCATTTGTAATTGTTAACCTCAATTAATTATATGCAATTATTAATGTTTAAAAATACTTAGAAATTCAAATAATCTTATTCCGATATAAACTTTATATGGTTAATTGTAAAACActtaatatattcatatatatatttatatatatcatctcCGAATTTTGTACCTAtggtaaaataataaattttagttaaaattcaaaataagcATCACTTGAACAAatttacctatatatataatattatatagtgGCTGAAATACCGACATATATTTCGCCAAGACTacttaaaatcaaaatcttaaACTCAACCTTttctataatattataatcaaTTGATTATTCTTCAAAGTACTaagatattttcaaaaataaaaaataaaaaatttcatttataacAATAGAAGAACACtcagaaataaaaaaaattatataattattaatatagatttaatatttgaaatgaTTTTGTGTATGAATTATATCTCTCTCATATCTAtccatatataaatacattgaTTTTTGACTTTGCTTTCTATAATAAAATCGTAAGTTTTGATTAAAAGCAAAAGTAAGTATCTCTGAATTAATTGTATAACTTGTAAAATCGATAATACGTCCATCtctagataatatatatataataaataacaaaTTCTTTTGTTGGCCTTTTAGACACCTTACAAAGCTGAAAATCTCAAGATCTGTACAAGCCCTCCTAAGAAACTACATCATCATTATATGTAGTTCTAAGCTTATCTATTCCCTTCTTCCCcaaatctttctttttcttggttgaattttgatttgttgaattaatattttttgatgcaaatttgaaaaaattgcTTCGATATTGATTGTTTTGACAGGATCTTGATTCAAGATCAAAAAAGGGTATCGCTGCAATAATTGTAAGACTTTTCTAATTTCTATGACttcaatatttcttttttttttgttcttattttataatataatgaatttttctatgaaatttgagttcaataattttatttatttatcctaATTTTTTGGTTGAACTTTGATTTTTCGAATGGATTTTTAATGTAAATTTTAAACTAATCGCTTCAATAGTAACCATTTTGACAAGATATTTATTCCACTGTGGGTATTGCTCTATTAATTGGAatactctttttcaaattaatctATGCCCtcgagtttttctttttttaattctagtGGAAGTCATCAGTTCGAGCCTGATTATCCCTAAAACCAATATgagtttttctattttgacTTACTTCCCCGCCGTGATCGAATGAGAATGGAGGCTCGTGAGATTGATGTTATTTcaaatgtaaataattttttcataaaattcgagttgtgtaatttatttttttatttatttttgtaatgtTTGACTTGATTAGTCATAACAATGATAACATTAACATTAATTTCTACTATATCAATAATCAACTaaccaataaaaaaatgatcaaCTTCATTTACAAGTGTATagtaacttttatttttcatatatggACAAACATAAGGTAATTATATCCTataagattttttaaaaaataattattttacttttataagATCCTAATTACCTTATATGGTATAATATTAAAGAGAGATACTTTGTTTCGTATATTTATTacttaaacattttttatatgtACATTAGTAAAAGTAATCAATAAAGGAATATATAGGCATCCTTATTTTACAAGAATTTAAACGTAATATTTTCAGATTTTCTTATCATAGGCCGTTTTTCATGTACattttatatatcataatataattaaatgagACTAAAAGAATAATACTCAATTAGTTTCTATAATTTTAGattctttttctcaatttctacttttatttacataaaactcaatcaattatatatgtatattattattattaaatcagATTTTACATTATTCAATGATGCCAATAAGTTTGCATGTTTCAAGATTTATATCTTCAAATTCCTTAGTAATCATCTACACAACGCGCATGTCTTCATCTAGTTTTAGTAAATATTccccttctctttttcttttttttaacaagAGAGGTCCAGGAtcttagtacaatgaaatagaccttcttctcttcttttaatatttctaCTAAAGCATTCTCCTGGAAGCAGCCAGATACAGGCTTATGGCATAGGAGATAACATACTTATCTCTGCATAATTATGTCCTACAGGAGACTGTTGATGATCCTTCCAGGCAAAAGAAGACTGTTGATGATCCTATCTTTGAAACTCGATGGATGCTCAGAACCCTTCAACGTGACCTCTTAATGCTCGAGAACCAACTTCCTTTTTTTGTCCTCGAAGAACTCTTCAAACTCACGAGCACCGATCAGGAAGAAACCTCACTTCCAGTACTCGCAGTAACCTTCTTCAACCCACTTCTTCCGAGAGAAGATATAGCTGCCAAGCTCGACAAAGAAGAAGAGTATGATCACCTCCTCGATGTCTTCCGCAGCACTTTCCTCTCAGCAGTCAGAAAAAAAGTGAAAGCCCATGGGTGGTCGGGGTCCTCGCACAACTTAAGTATGCCTGCAATTGCATCCCAAGACAGAAACTTAATCCTCGATGTCTTCCTCACCACTTTCCTCTCAGCAGTCCAAGCATGCACAAGACGGGGTACCCACGGGTCGTTCTCATCCTCCCACAGCTCCGCATCCCAAGACAGACAATTGAACCACTGCGCAATTGAAGTGCAGGAGGCCGGAGTTGAGATCCAAAAACAAGAGAACTGTGATTTGCTGGACATCAGTTACAACGACGGGGTTCTCAAGATTCCTCCGTTACCTATCAATGACGACACTGTCCCCttgttctttaattttatagcCTTTGAGCAATGCGACGACGCGGCAAGACCCTTCTTCACCAACTTCTTCATGTTCCTTGACAGCTTAATCTATTCCAAGCTTGACGTACAGATCCTCCACAGAGAAGCAATCATCAACCATGCTCTTGGGAGCAACAAAGCTGTGGCAATCCTGATAAATACACTGGCGAGGCAGATTGTCTACGACCCATCCCAATGTTACTTGTCGGCCGAGATGAAGAAGGTGAACCATCGTTGCAAGGTTTATTATGAGAGCAAATTGCGGACCTGGTGGAGAAACCTAGTAAGGAAATACTTCAGCAACCCGTGGTCGATCCTATCTCTGGCAGCGGCTATTCTCCTATTGATTCTGACAGTTGTGCAAACCTTCTACACCATATATCCCGTCtacaaataagaaaatttttaattcgaTGAACTCTTCCAGtgaaatttcaataatttctGTTTTGTTTTGGGGCTTGCCAGGTTTCTTGAATTTTATGAAGAGGTTATATAATGTATTTATTGTAATTCGATACTGAACATAGTATTGTATGCATTGAATAAAGCTTGAGTGTGATATTGAAAGAGGTGTGTTGGTTGCTAAAGCTTGAGTGTGGCAATCCTAGCTTGTATACTTTGTATAAATTAGCTCGATGTGGTGATTTAAGTGGTGGACTTGGATATAGTTGTatggtttatatatatatttacttggTTGTTTGATAattaatgtttatttttttggttataaggGAGGCCTATAAATCTAGTACAATGACataaaaatcctaatataTAGCTAATAGTGGGGCACATGTAGTCCCATTACGAGTATCGAACTTGAAAACTTAAGCGACGACATGCGTTACTATGATACTTCCTCTTTGATAGAATTAATatctattaataatttatgacTGCAAGTGCTTGGATTGATAAATATTTGTACAGattttataaattgattatcTATAGACGAGGCAAGTGGTGGACTCAAATATCATCGAATGATTGATGCATATGATTGgttgttttcaaaataaatatttatttaatatttcattttgttttgaaattcAGTACTCACTATAGTACAACTCACACTgtgcatattatttttctaattgaGTTGAGAGTTATTTCAGCTATGCATGAGGACCATTTTTGATATCAGATAAGTTTGGAGGACTTTATAGCTAGACCTTTTTGTTTTACAAGTATAACATTTTGTTTGGATAATGGAATGGGATGGGTTATAGAGGGATGGGGTGGGGGTGGATTATGGAGGAGTGGGATGTGGTGATTTATGAAGTGATTCTCTTAACCCTTCATAATTTATGTTTGTATAGCATCAAGAAAGGATGTGGTGGaataatatatgcatattattTTACCATTATACCCATTTCATATAATGCACGAATAAAGATAACTAAtagattttataatatttacaatatatacatataggtatatatatatatatatgtaggtCCGTATAGTATAAATGtgtaatgaatatatatagaatcaaGGTACCAGAGGTGAAAGAACAATAGATATAATAGAGTTTAggcaatatatacatatgtatatatatataacagaaGTGTATATAGATAAAAGAGAAggatatataatatctatatatgtgtgtatatatataggtgcATATATATGAGCGAGCAAAGATAATATAGTTAGAGATGACATCATTGTAATTTTGTGAAAAGAGAACAATTAAAAGTGACTTGCGTTATAAAGAGTACAGTGAAGGTGGGGCATGCGAAGATTGTGCGCAACAGTGGGGACTCCTTCATTGCCTGCGAGTACTATCCTCCCGGAAATGTCATCGGCGGAACGGCCTATTAACACCTCTACTGGATAGGGTAATCACAAATGCAGACTATTCGGGATTTCGTATACATGGGATAGGGTTAATCACGTCAAAAATCATGGACTTGCACTCAATTCTCAAATCTAACATAAACTCTCAAATTTCCCAAATCTAACATAAACTCTCAAATATATCATTCGTTCAATTCCGTCACAGTGTCTGACGTGACAACTAACGGTTGCCGACTTGGATTTATGGTCCCACTCATTTTTTTAAGAAGACCTTAATAtttccaaattttcaaatttggcTCGTATTTTTGTCTCTCGTCTTCCTCCCAAAACCTGAGTAGCGGTCCAAGGCATTACCCACTCGTTGAACTTCTGCGCCATCTTCGCCTCAGCCATGCCCTTCCCTCCCTTGCAGCTAATAAACTCAGATATTTCCATCTCGATGGGGATCGAGCTCAATCAAACAAGTCCGGCGGGCAAAATTCCTTGTTTCCCATTGTTGATGTCATCCAGAAATCTCTCGAGAACGCCTTTCGAGCACACCTCGATGGTAAGTGGGTTCCTGCCGGACTTTCTCGTAAGAACTTCCCCGATTCTCCTGCAATTCTCGTATCCGTCCTCCTAGCTGTCCGCAAAGGGAAAGCTCGAGCCCCAGCCCCTTGCTCTCTGTTGTTAGATTGCAGAAGAAGACAAGTGTTTGACAACTCAATTTGAAGTTGAAGATGCGGAAAGCCTGTTGGGCGGGTGAGTGTACAATCTCCAACTTCATGTCGTAGCTTTTGAACCCCGCCTTACTCGAGTctagccacctcgctcgaggGGTCGAGGGTCGGCGAGGGAGCCCCCAGCCGGGTTGGGACCCCTTCTCCTGTCCCGACCGACTGGGGGCTCTACCGTTGTCCCTCAACCCCCAAAGCGAGGTGGCCCCAGTCCAACCACATTGCCCAAGGGGTTAAGGGTCGGAGGGGAAAGCCCACAGTCGAGTCAGGGGCTCCCCCGTCAGCCCTCGACCCCTCCGGCGAGATGGTCGGACTCGGGCCACCTTGCCTCGGGGGGTCCAGGACCGGTGGGGAGCCCTTAGTCGGGTCAGGTGCTACACCTCCACCCTCGGGTTTTCCAAAATAGTTTGggccaaaatttcaaaaaataaaataaaatatgggtctttttgaaaattcagctgGGTCAAGAGGGTCActtgttgtttttctattgGAGCTTAAAAATCGTTAGGCCACGTTGGCAGGCGTTAGTTGCCACGTCAGAAATCGTGATGAAATTGAAGACGgatgatatatttgatttaaCATGAATAACGTGCTACTAGATTTGGAAAATTTGAGAGTTTATGTTAGATTTAGGAATTCAGTGaaagttcatgatttttgGTATGATTAACCCTATGGGATAACTCACAACACCCAACCGCTCTGATCATTACGTCTAACAAAAGTTTCTTCATGTACAAATCTAGCCATTCCCTTACCTTACCTTACATTAGACATTGCTCAAATATGCAGATTCGGGCTTACGATTTCCATTCCAAGTTAATTAGAACGAGAGAGTTGAATCAAGGGGGCCAAACAACGGATACT
This genomic window contains:
- the LOC116197246 gene encoding UPF0481 protein At3g47200-like isoform X1 — protein: MNPRNLRTVNSDMKLQDEDKTPDWAIDINCHLEEGHTFDAGKSWTIYRVPNNFHQVRESAFDPKIISVGPFHCKESSLQAMEEHKMRYLVRLLGGKFEKEGGSGLDGEELPRKTVKLEDLVKSMKLLEQKTRACYSENFNNIKSDEFVHMMVTDGCFVVEILRQYYKHVKHEEAKLKDLDSRSKKGIAAIIETVDDPSRQKKTVDDPIFETRWMLRTLQRDLLMLENQLPFFVLEELFKLTSTDQEETSLPVLAVTFFNPLLPREDIAAKLDKEEEYDHLLDVFRSTFLSAVRKKVKAHGWSGSSHNLSMPAIASQDRNLILDVFLTTFLSAVQACTRRGTHGSFSSSHSSASQDRQLNHCAIEVQEAGVEIQKQENCDLLDISYNDGVLKIPPLPINDDTVPLFFNFIAFEQCDDAARPFFTNFFMFLDSLIYSKLDVQILHREAIINHALGSNKAVAILINTLARQIVYDPSQCYLSAEMKKVNHRCKVYYESKLRTWWRNLVRKYFSNPWSILSLAAAILLLILTVVQTFYTIYPVYK
- the LOC116197246 gene encoding UPF0481 protein At3g47200-like isoform X2 — protein: MNPRNLRTVNSDMKLQDEDKTPDWAIDINCHLEEGHTFDAGKSWTIYRVPNNFHQVRESAFDPKIISVGPFHCKESSLQAMEEHKMRYLVRLLGGKFEKEGGSGLDGEELPRKTVKLEDLVKSMKLLEQKTRACYSENFNNIKSDEFVHMMVTDGCFVVEILRQYYKHVKHEEAKLKETVDDPSRQKKTVDDPIFETRWMLRTLQRDLLMLENQLPFFVLEELFKLTSTDQEETSLPVLAVTFFNPLLPREDIAAKLDKEEEYDHLLDVFRSTFLSAVRKKVKAHGWSGSSHNLSMPAIASQDRNLILDVFLTTFLSAVQACTRRGTHGSFSSSHSSASQDRQLNHCAIEVQEAGVEIQKQENCDLLDISYNDGVLKIPPLPINDDTVPLFFNFIAFEQCDDAARPFFTNFFMFLDSLIYSKLDVQILHREAIINHALGSNKAVAILINTLARQIVYDPSQCYLSAEMKKVNHRCKVYYESKLRTWWRNLVRKYFSNPWSILSLAAAILLLILTVVQTFYTIYPVYK